A genomic window from Diceros bicornis minor isolate mBicDic1 chromosome 35, mDicBic1.mat.cur, whole genome shotgun sequence includes:
- the HSPB8 gene encoding heat shock protein beta-8 has protein sequence MADGQMPFPYTGRLRRDPFRDSPLSSRLLDDGFGMDPFHDNLTASWHDWALPPFSSAWPGTLRSGMVPRGPTATARFGVPSEGRSPPPFPGEPWKVCVNVHSFKPEELMVKTKDGYVEVSGKHEEKQQEGGIVSKNFTKKIQLPAEVDPVTVFASLSPEGLLIIEAPQVPPYSPFGESSFNNELPQDSQEVTCT, from the exons ATGGCTGATGGTCAGATGCCCTTCCCCTACACAGGCCGCCTGCGCCGAGACCCCTTCCGAGACTCGCCCCTGTCCTCCCGCCTGCTGGACGATGGCTTTGGCATGGACCCCTTCCACGACAATTTGACTGCCTCTTGGCACGACTGGGCCCTGCCTCCATTCTCCTCGGCCTGGCCGGGGACCCTGAGGTCGGGCATGGTGCCCCGGGGGCCCACTGCCACAGCCAGGTTTGGGGTACCCTCCGAGGGCAGGAGCCCCCCACCCTTCCCTGGGGAGCCCTGGAAAGTGTGTGTCAACGTGCACAGCTTCAAGCCAGAGGAGCTGATGGTGAAGACCAAGGATGGCTATGTGGAGGTGTCTG GCAAACACGAGGAGAAGCAGCAAGAAGGCGGCATCGTTTCCAAGAACTTCACAAAGAAAATCCA GCTTCCTGCAGAGGTGGACCCTGTGACAGTATTTGCCTCGCTTTCCCCAGAGGGCCTGCTGATCATCGAAGCTCCCCAGGTCCCCCCTTACTCACCATTTGGAGAGAGCAGTTTCAACAATGAGCTTCCTCAAGATAGCCAGGAAGTCACCTGTACCTGA